The following are from one region of the Streptomyces decoyicus genome:
- a CDS encoding chitosanase, with product MRTRSMGKALPRTTTRVALGLALLAVPATAVATTAGPAAPSRPAAAQHAPHPARAATGLDDPAKKEIAMQLVSSAENSSLDWKAQYKYIEDIGDGRGYTGGIIGFCSGTHDMLELVELYTHRKPGNVLATYLPALRAVDGSDSHDGLDPDYTKDWKKAAQDPAFQKAQNDERDRVYFDPAVERGKADGIGVLGQFAYYDALVMHGDGDDSTSFSGIRKRALAKAKPPAQGGDEKTYLNAFLDARVWAMKQEEAHSDTSRIDTAQRVFLKNGNLDLHTPLDWKVYGDSYHIG from the coding sequence ATGCGCACCCGATCGATGGGCAAAGCCCTGCCCCGGACCACCACCCGCGTCGCCCTGGGCCTCGCCCTGCTCGCCGTGCCGGCCACCGCCGTCGCCACCACGGCGGGCCCGGCCGCCCCGTCCCGTCCTGCCGCGGCTCAGCACGCTCCGCACCCGGCACGCGCCGCGACCGGTCTCGACGACCCGGCGAAGAAGGAGATCGCCATGCAGCTGGTCTCCAGCGCGGAGAACTCCTCGCTGGACTGGAAGGCCCAGTACAAGTACATCGAGGACATCGGTGACGGCCGCGGCTACACCGGCGGCATCATCGGCTTCTGCTCCGGCACGCACGACATGCTCGAACTCGTCGAGCTGTACACCCATCGCAAGCCCGGCAATGTCCTGGCCACGTACCTCCCCGCCCTGCGCGCGGTGGACGGCAGCGACTCGCACGACGGCCTGGACCCGGACTACACCAAGGACTGGAAGAAGGCCGCCCAGGACCCGGCGTTCCAGAAGGCCCAGAACGACGAACGGGACCGGGTCTACTTCGACCCCGCGGTCGAGCGGGGCAAGGCCGACGGGATCGGGGTGCTCGGCCAGTTCGCCTACTACGACGCGCTCGTGATGCACGGGGACGGCGACGACAGCACCAGCTTCTCCGGCATCCGCAAGCGCGCCCTGGCCAAGGCCAAGCCGCCGGCCCAGGGCGGCGACGAGAAGACCTACCTGAACGCCTTCCTCGACGCCCGGGTCTGGGCGATGAAGCAGGAGGAGGCCCACAGCGACACCAGCCGGATCGACACCGCGCAGCGGGTGTTCCTGAAGAACGGCAACCTCGATCTGCACACTCCGCTGGACTGGAAGGTGTACGGGGACAGCTACCACATCGGCTGA